A stretch of Indicator indicator isolate 239-I01 unplaced genomic scaffold, UM_Iind_1.1 iindUn_scaffold_64, whole genome shotgun sequence DNA encodes these proteins:
- the LOC128980125 gene encoding uncharacterized protein LOC128980125 has product MHYYGDCYNHLCLPGSGCITETIQRCPAQPDAGSATCHPLSITKSPVPRWQSCPQPFTYVCPQLSASQAALLSCQPYLQKCVVLYPESCETTKLLPCRKPSVKLSTLQSFQPCETNPPVKKRVAKSLPPCAPRCPEPSKLKFPPCGIRSSSSSCKVGCRSQKISSCSAQRCSSGLQSLQGLTSGYSQPLRGVTECPPQQCTAQSFLGEYVKGFPHQKCMKGYPTQEYFTTYSSQPCLTKSPPRPQPLKCSPGQGTKERSSQQPAAKSSLAQEGAKHKSCSAQHLAKSKSLQPRAAQHSAQPQGAAAKRSGHKKSRCTSRWLW; this is encoded by the coding sequence ATGCACTACTATGGGGACTGCTACAACCACCTCTGCCTGCCCGGCTCGGGCTGCATCACTGAGACCATCCAGcgctgccctgcccagcccgaCGCCGGCAGCGCCACCTGCCACCCGctcagcatcaccaagagccccgtgcccaggtggcagagctgcccccagcccttcACCTACGTGTGCCCACAGCTGAGTgccagccaggcagctctgctgtcctgccAGCCCTACCTACAGAAGTGTGTGGTGCTCTACCCCGAGTCCTGCGAGACCACCAAGCTCCTACCCTGCAGGAAGCCCAGCGTGAAGCTGAGcaccctgcagagcttccagccctgtgaGACCAACCCCCCCGTGAAGAAGAGGGTGGCCAAGAGCCTCCCACCCTGCGCACCCAGGTGCCCGGAGCCCAGCAAGCTCAAGTTCCCACCGTGTGGGATcagatcctcctcctcctcctgcaaggtCGGCTGCAGGTCGCAGAAGATCTCCAGCTGCTCGGCGCAGCGCTGCAGCTCGGGGCTGCAGTCCCTGCAGGGGCTGACCAGTGGCTACTCCCAGCCCCTCCGGGGGGTCACCGAGTGCCCCCCGCAGCAGTGCACGGCGCAGTCCTTCCTGGGGGAGTACGTCAAAGGCTTCCCCCACCAGAAGTGCATGAAGGGCTACCCCACCCAGGAGTACTTCACCACCTACTCCTCGCAGCCCTGCCTCACCAAGTCCCCGCCGCGGCCGCAGCCCCTCAAGTGCTCCCCGGGGCAGGGGACCAAGGAGCGTTCCTCGCAGCAGCCGGCAGCCAAGTCCTCGCTGGCTCAGGAGGGAGCCAAGCACAAGAGCTGCTCCGCCCAGCACCTCGCCAAGTCCAAGAGCCTCCAGCCCCGAGCCGCCCAGCACTCGGCGCAGCCCCAGGGCGCCGCCGCCAAGCGCTCCGGACACAAGAAGAGTCGCTGCACCTCCAGGTGGCTGTGGTGA